The following coding sequences are from one Gemmatimonadota bacterium window:
- a CDS encoding alpha/beta hydrolase, whose protein sequence is MKPLIRRSVLAVVAISALSYGGMVVYLLANEPRMVFQPTSYGGREQIPIADSLGLAIEARRIGSAPGIELVAWIVRSADSAGPWLITCHGNAGNITLLKRQRFYADVVKHGINVVAFDYRGFGASTDSVPTELGLYQDARAVYTYLRDTIGIDPARIVIYGHSLGGGVATELATRAPAAGLILEGTFRSVPRVAKGRYPYLPIETLAENRFDNEAKLGRLRMPLLVMHARADGTIPFAHGETLFRVAPDPKTFIALGGDHDSAWELDRDTYMTGFAGFIRRTTGSPP, encoded by the coding sequence ATGAAGCCGTTGATCCGGCGGAGCGTCCTGGCCGTGGTGGCCATTTCGGCGCTGAGCTATGGCGGGATGGTCGTCTACTTGCTGGCCAACGAACCCCGGATGGTGTTTCAACCCACCTCGTACGGGGGCCGTGAGCAGATTCCGATCGCCGATTCGCTTGGCCTCGCAATCGAAGCCAGGCGGATTGGATCGGCGCCAGGCATCGAACTGGTAGCCTGGATCGTCCGTTCCGCTGACTCGGCGGGCCCCTGGCTCATCACGTGCCATGGTAATGCCGGCAACATCACCCTGCTCAAACGGCAGCGGTTCTACGCGGATGTGGTCAAGCACGGCATCAACGTCGTGGCATTCGATTACCGGGGATTCGGCGCCAGCACCGACTCAGTGCCGACCGAGCTTGGCCTCTACCAGGATGCCCGGGCGGTGTACACCTACCTGCGGGACACGATCGGGATCGATCCGGCCCGGATCGTCATTTACGGACACTCGCTCGGAGGCGGAGTCGCGACCGAGCTGGCCACCAGAGCGCCCGCGGCCGGACTGATCCTCGAAGGCACCTTCCGGTCGGTGCCCCGTGTCGCCAAAGGGCGGTACCCGTACCTCCCGATCGAAACCCTGGCCGAGAACCGGTTCGACAACGAAGCCAAACTCGGCCGACTCCGGATGCCGTTGCTGGTCATGCATGCCCGGGCCGACGGGACGATTCCTTTCGCGCACGGGGAAACGCTGTTCCGGGTGGCTCCCGACCCGAAGACGTTCATCGCGTTAGGCGGCGACCACGACTCCGCCTGGGAACTGGACCGCGATACCTATATGACCGGGTTCGCCGGCTTCATCCGGCGGACTACCGGGAGCCCCCCATGA
- a CDS encoding aminomethyl transferase family protein, giving the protein MLKTTPFHQRTAPLMLGQAWRRWAGHTVASSYDLLHDREYAAVRSAAALFDVSPLHKYLITGPDAGRLLDRMVTRDVAKCKVGQVLYTPWCDGHGKVIDDGTISRLADTTYRLTAAEPSLRWIDQNAFGLNVAVEEVSDALGALALQGPLSRTILNQVAEHSLDGLKYFRVMSTRIAGVPVDISRTGYTGDLGYELWIPASDAVKVWDRLMEVGFDYGIVPAGIYALDLVRIEAGLVMADVDYHSSHRALIEDQKSSPYELSLDWTVNLDKGPFNGRQALIAERRRGPAWRFVGIEVDWESLEGLYAFHGLPPALPSVAWRTSTPVYRDDQQIGYASSGCWSPLLKKYLALAHIKSPHFAPDTRVEMEVTVEHHRRRAAAWVRKLPFFDPERKKT; this is encoded by the coding sequence ATGCTCAAGACCACTCCGTTCCACCAACGGACGGCGCCGCTGATGCTCGGACAGGCGTGGCGGCGCTGGGCCGGGCACACGGTGGCGAGTTCGTATGATCTGCTCCACGACCGGGAGTATGCGGCCGTTCGGAGCGCCGCGGCGCTCTTCGACGTCTCCCCGCTCCACAAATATCTGATTACCGGCCCCGACGCCGGCCGCCTGCTCGACCGGATGGTGACTCGCGACGTGGCGAAGTGCAAAGTGGGGCAGGTGCTCTACACCCCCTGGTGCGACGGCCATGGCAAGGTGATCGATGACGGCACGATCAGTCGTCTCGCCGACACCACCTATCGCCTGACCGCGGCCGAGCCGAGTCTCCGGTGGATCGATCAGAACGCCTTCGGGCTGAACGTCGCCGTCGAAGAGGTGTCCGATGCGCTCGGCGCGTTGGCGCTGCAGGGGCCGTTGTCGCGAACGATTCTCAATCAAGTGGCCGAACACTCGCTGGACGGCCTCAAATATTTCCGGGTGATGTCGACTCGGATTGCGGGGGTCCCGGTCGATATTTCCCGAACCGGCTACACCGGCGACTTGGGCTACGAGCTCTGGATCCCGGCATCCGACGCGGTCAAAGTGTGGGACCGTCTCATGGAGGTCGGGTTCGACTACGGCATCGTGCCCGCCGGGATCTACGCCCTGGATCTCGTCCGGATCGAGGCGGGCTTGGTAATGGCCGATGTAGACTACCACTCGTCGCACCGGGCCCTCATCGAGGATCAGAAGTCGTCGCCATACGAACTGTCGTTGGATTGGACCGTCAACCTCGACAAGGGCCCTTTCAATGGGCGGCAGGCCTTAATTGCCGAGCGCCGGCGCGGGCCGGCCTGGCGTTTCGTCGGGATTGAAGTCGACTGGGAATCGCTCGAAGGGCTGTATGCGTTCCACGGCCTGCCGCCGGCGTTGCCGAGCGTGGCTTGGCGCACGAGCACTCCGGTCTATCGGGATGACCAGCAGATTGGGTACGCCTCGAGCGGGTGCTGGTCGCCGTTGCTGAAGAAGTATCTCGCGTTGGCCCACATCAAGTCACCCCATTTTGCACCGGATACCCGGGTCGAAATGGAAGTGACGGTTGAACATCACCGCCGTCGGGCCGCCGCCTGGGTCAGAAAGCTTCCGTTCTTTGACCCGGAAAGGAAGAAGACATGA
- a CDS encoding M20/M25/M40 family metallo-hydrolase — protein sequence MRVVLAIGIIGSLVSTPALAQSADPARVLERSILKELIEVNTSDSAGHTPELAAAIAARLKAAGFPASDIAVLGHQPRYQNLVARYRGRASGKKPIMLMAHLDVVDARREDWSFDPYIFKEEAGFYYGRGTADNKAGVATLVANFIRLKQEKFVPDRDLIMVLTADEETVQESIVWLMKEHRALIDAEYALNTDGGGGLLVNGKPQTFSVQTAEKIYLTFSFEARNKGGHSSLPIRDNAIYHLVGGLGRLAGFDFPVRLNETTRAFFERSALAETGQTAADMKAVAATADPAAAARLSAQSPYFNSVMRTTCVATRLLGGHADNALPQLAKATVNCRLLPDDTREAVQAELARVVADPTIQITVTQPSEPSPPSPLRSDVVGPVERIAKQMWPGATMVPEMSTGATDGLFVRNGGIPVYGVGAIFEEANDVRAHGRDERVGVEPFHQAVSFWYQLLKALTSGDKSA from the coding sequence ATGCGCGTCGTCTTGGCAATCGGGATCATTGGGTCCCTGGTGAGCACCCCCGCACTGGCCCAATCCGCCGACCCGGCCCGGGTCCTCGAGCGGTCCATCCTCAAAGAACTGATCGAGGTCAATACCAGCGACTCGGCCGGCCACACCCCGGAGCTGGCGGCAGCCATCGCGGCCCGACTCAAGGCCGCCGGATTCCCAGCGAGCGATATCGCCGTCCTTGGCCACCAGCCGCGGTATCAGAACCTTGTGGCCCGCTATCGAGGCCGCGCCTCCGGCAAGAAGCCAATCATGCTGATGGCGCACCTGGATGTAGTCGACGCCCGCAGGGAGGACTGGTCGTTCGATCCCTACATCTTCAAGGAGGAAGCCGGCTTCTACTACGGGCGCGGAACGGCGGACAACAAAGCCGGGGTGGCTACGTTGGTGGCTAATTTCATCCGATTGAAGCAAGAAAAGTTCGTGCCCGACCGCGACCTGATCATGGTCCTGACGGCGGACGAGGAGACGGTACAGGAAAGCATCGTCTGGTTGATGAAGGAACACCGGGCGCTGATCGACGCCGAGTACGCCCTCAACACCGACGGCGGCGGCGGTTTGCTGGTCAACGGGAAGCCTCAGACATTCTCGGTCCAAACGGCCGAGAAAATCTACCTGACGTTTTCATTCGAGGCCCGAAACAAAGGAGGCCACAGTTCGCTGCCGATTCGGGACAACGCGATCTATCACCTCGTCGGGGGACTTGGCCGTCTGGCGGGGTTCGATTTTCCGGTCCGCCTCAACGAAACCACCCGGGCGTTCTTCGAGCGAAGCGCCCTGGCGGAAACCGGCCAGACCGCGGCCGATATGAAGGCCGTCGCGGCCACCGCCGACCCGGCCGCCGCCGCTCGGCTGAGCGCCCAGTCGCCCTATTTCAACTCGGTGATGCGGACGACGTGTGTCGCGACCCGGCTGTTGGGGGGCCACGCCGACAACGCCCTCCCCCAGTTGGCCAAGGCCACCGTGAACTGCCGGTTGCTCCCCGATGATACCCGAGAAGCGGTGCAGGCTGAGCTGGCGCGGGTCGTCGCCGATCCCACCATTCAGATCACGGTGACCCAGCCCTCCGAGCCGAGCCCGCCGTCGCCGCTCCGCTCGGACGTGGTCGGGCCGGTCGAACGAATCGCCAAGCAGATGTGGCCGGGCGCGACCATGGTCCCTGAAATGTCGACCGGGGCAACCGACGGGCTCTTCGTTCGGAACGGCGGAATCCCGGTGTACGGGGTCGGAGCGATCTTCGAGGAGGCGAATGACGTGCGGGCCCACGGCCGGGATGAGCGGGTCGGCGTGGAGCCGTTCCACCAAGCCGTTTCGTTTTGGTATCAACTCCTCAAGGCGCTCACCTCCGGCGACAAGAGCGCATGA
- a CDS encoding Gfo/Idh/MocA family oxidoreductase: MSHDQTRRNFIGQTAALGAASSLLPSLLQADPQPGGFFRAPPMERVRIGFVGIGGQGGTHVENLLAIDGVELTAVCDIVPERVAWAQDLAVKAGHRKPTGYTRGERDFERLCAEEELDLVFTATPWEWHVPVLLAALAHGKHGATEVPAAYTVDDCWALVEAAERYQKHCVMMENCCYDQLEMLAWHLAQQGILGEILHGECGYNHDLRAIKFADEGEGLWRRAHATKRNGNFYPTHGLGPIAQAMDINRGNQFDYVVSMSGPSRGLQAWAAEHIPADSPKRRETYRLGDVNTSLIRTTRGQTIYITHDTNLPRPYSRKYVLQGTKGLVEGYPRRVYVEGKSEREDRWDSIERWFESHDHPLWKSDRVKQATRGHGGMDFLEDWRLIHCLRQGLPTDQNVYDAAAWSVICATTEQSVANRSKPVSIPDFTRGRWKDMERLVIPG, from the coding sequence ATGAGCCACGACCAGACCCGCCGGAACTTCATCGGACAGACCGCGGCCCTCGGGGCTGCCTCCTCGCTGCTGCCTTCGCTGCTCCAGGCCGACCCACAGCCGGGCGGCTTCTTCCGGGCCCCACCAATGGAACGAGTCCGGATCGGTTTCGTCGGGATCGGCGGTCAGGGGGGAACCCACGTCGAGAACCTGCTGGCCATCGACGGGGTCGAACTCACCGCGGTCTGTGACATCGTGCCCGAGCGGGTTGCCTGGGCCCAGGACTTGGCCGTCAAGGCGGGCCACCGGAAACCGACCGGTTACACCCGCGGCGAGCGCGACTTCGAGCGGCTCTGTGCCGAGGAGGAGCTCGACCTGGTGTTCACCGCGACGCCGTGGGAATGGCACGTCCCGGTTCTGCTGGCCGCGCTCGCGCACGGCAAGCACGGCGCCACCGAAGTGCCGGCCGCCTACACGGTGGACGATTGCTGGGCGTTGGTCGAGGCGGCGGAGCGCTACCAGAAACACTGCGTCATGATGGAGAACTGCTGCTACGACCAGCTCGAAATGCTGGCGTGGCACCTGGCTCAGCAGGGAATCCTTGGCGAAATCCTCCACGGGGAGTGCGGCTACAATCACGACCTTCGGGCCATCAAGTTCGCCGACGAGGGTGAAGGCCTCTGGCGACGGGCTCACGCCACCAAGCGGAATGGGAACTTCTACCCGACCCACGGGCTCGGCCCCATTGCCCAGGCCATGGATATCAATCGAGGCAATCAGTTCGACTACGTGGTCTCGATGAGCGGTCCGTCCCGAGGCCTCCAAGCCTGGGCGGCCGAGCACATCCCGGCCGACAGCCCAAAGCGGAGGGAGACCTACCGGCTGGGTGACGTGAACACCTCGCTGATCCGAACCACTCGGGGCCAGACCATCTACATCACCCACGACACCAACCTGCCCCGGCCCTATAGCCGCAAGTACGTGTTGCAGGGTACCAAGGGGTTGGTCGAAGGCTATCCCCGCCGGGTCTACGTCGAGGGCAAGAGCGAACGGGAGGATCGGTGGGATTCGATCGAGCGATGGTTCGAAAGCCACGACCACCCGCTCTGGAAATCGGACCGGGTCAAGCAGGCCACCCGCGGCCACGGCGGAATGGACTTCCTGGAGGATTGGCGCCTGATCCACTGCCTTCGGCAGGGGCTCCCGACCGACCAGAACGTCTATGACGCCGCCGCCTGGAGCGTGATCTGCGCGACCACCGAGCAGTCGGTGGCCAACCGGAGCAAGCCGGTCTCCATTCCGGATTTTACCCGTGGCCGCTGGAAAGACATGGAGCGACTCGTCATCCCCGGGTAG
- a CDS encoding TonB-dependent receptor — translation MPRFLQSWLLVFTLSVVPAWLAAQTGSIAGRVTDSARSVGLGGAQILVRDPSGRGAGSAVSASDGSFRVDQLAAGVYSVSVALIPYSAKRFDGVTVTAGGTATVTAALVNRAFLLDEVRVSSVSRVPEKLNDAPARITVIPAVQIQERAALSVLDHLKTAPGVSFSEGGLVQSNIVSRGFNNIFSGSLLTLIDNRYAAVPSLRVNVPAFFSSTNDDIEQIEFVLGPGAALYGPNVTNGVLHIITKSPLTSPGTTISVEGGYRGKSPSVVGTSAADKNGGVFRMGFRHATRLSPKLGFKVSGEYLAGDDWRYADRGDTLRPKATGGKDRCTSTAIGCRDFDIRRWGGEARVDFKPNDNTEWITSYGRTEAGSLIELTGIGAGQARNWRFQHLQSRFRHKEFFAQVFGNYSNAGETFLLRDGNPIRDNSRTLVAQAQHGFGLGAKQTFIYGVDYIYTDARTSGTINGSNEGDDTIKEVGAYIHSVTKLSPTFDIVSALRVDKHSRLESAEFSPRLALVMKPNEDVNLRLTYNRAFSTPSNNSLFLDIAAGRAGPYTVRALGVPKSGFHFRANGGCAGGIDNLCMRAIPVPGAPTTLLPARATALWQLAVGLVSANPLVPALLKQLLAAIPAPTTQVNTQLRLLNATTGQFTAIQPNQVTDIGALRPSISNTLEFGYKGNVSGKARISVDVYYERRENFVGPLIVETPNVFLDGASLAAYLTAAFTPAIGAAGAAQAVGALAPALAGIPLGTVVPNDGGSLVGRPDIFLTYRNFGSVDLYGSDMAFDYIANDRWSFAATYSLVNKDYFTAAEVNGPTNIALNGSKSRGSATVRVRNDPQGWASEARVRYVKGFPVNSGVYVSPQNSDGSFIPTDSYGVVDIQGSYRPKFGARNMIMSVSVNNVFDKGYATFVGVPKIGRLIMSKVSYTF, via the coding sequence ATGCCTCGTTTCCTGCAATCGTGGCTGTTGGTGTTCACCCTGAGTGTCGTCCCCGCCTGGCTGGCGGCCCAAACGGGGTCGATCGCGGGCCGAGTCACCGACAGCGCCCGCTCCGTCGGCTTGGGCGGCGCTCAGATCTTGGTTCGCGATCCCAGCGGTCGGGGCGCCGGGTCGGCCGTGAGTGCCTCTGATGGGAGTTTCCGGGTTGATCAGTTGGCTGCCGGGGTGTATTCGGTCTCGGTGGCGTTGATTCCGTATAGTGCGAAGCGGTTTGACGGCGTGACGGTCACGGCCGGCGGGACCGCCACGGTGACCGCGGCGCTCGTCAACCGAGCGTTCCTGCTTGATGAAGTCCGGGTCAGCTCGGTCTCCCGGGTCCCCGAGAAACTGAACGATGCTCCGGCCCGTATCACGGTGATTCCGGCGGTGCAGATCCAGGAGCGAGCGGCCCTTTCGGTGCTCGACCACTTGAAGACCGCGCCGGGCGTGTCGTTCTCGGAGGGTGGTCTGGTTCAATCGAACATCGTGTCCCGCGGCTTCAATAACATCTTTTCCGGGTCGCTGCTGACGCTGATCGACAACCGGTACGCGGCGGTGCCGTCGCTCCGGGTCAACGTACCGGCCTTCTTCTCCTCGACCAACGACGACATCGAACAGATCGAGTTCGTGCTCGGACCTGGGGCGGCTCTCTACGGCCCCAATGTCACCAACGGCGTGCTCCACATCATCACCAAGTCGCCGTTGACCTCCCCCGGCACCACGATTTCAGTCGAGGGTGGTTACCGAGGCAAGTCGCCCTCCGTGGTGGGGACCTCGGCGGCCGACAAGAACGGCGGCGTGTTCCGGATGGGCTTTCGGCACGCGACGCGGCTTTCACCGAAGCTCGGATTCAAGGTGTCGGGCGAGTATCTGGCCGGCGACGACTGGCGCTACGCCGACCGGGGCGACACTCTCCGGCCGAAGGCGACCGGTGGCAAAGATCGGTGTACGTCGACGGCCATCGGCTGCCGCGATTTCGATATCCGGCGGTGGGGCGGTGAGGCCCGGGTCGACTTCAAGCCCAACGACAACACGGAGTGGATCACCAGCTACGGTCGGACCGAGGCCGGCAGTCTGATCGAGCTGACCGGGATTGGCGCCGGTCAGGCCCGGAATTGGCGATTCCAGCACCTCCAGAGCCGGTTCCGCCACAAAGAGTTCTTTGCCCAGGTCTTCGGCAACTACAGCAACGCCGGCGAGACCTTTCTGCTCCGCGACGGCAACCCGATCCGCGACAACTCGCGAACCCTGGTTGCTCAGGCCCAACACGGTTTCGGGTTGGGTGCGAAGCAGACCTTCATCTACGGCGTCGACTACATCTACACCGACGCCCGGACCAGCGGCACGATCAACGGGTCGAACGAGGGCGACGACACCATCAAGGAAGTCGGGGCGTATATCCACAGCGTGACGAAGCTGAGCCCGACATTCGACATCGTCTCAGCGCTCCGGGTCGACAAACACAGCCGGCTCGAATCCGCCGAGTTTTCGCCCCGGCTCGCGTTGGTCATGAAGCCGAATGAGGACGTCAACCTCCGCTTGACCTACAACCGCGCCTTCTCGACGCCCAGCAACAACAGCCTGTTCCTCGACATTGCGGCCGGCCGGGCCGGCCCTTATACCGTCCGCGCCCTGGGGGTGCCGAAGTCCGGGTTTCATTTTCGGGCCAACGGGGGCTGCGCCGGCGGAATCGACAACCTGTGCATGCGGGCGATTCCGGTCCCGGGGGCGCCAACCACGTTGCTCCCGGCGCGGGCCACGGCCCTATGGCAGCTAGCGGTCGGGTTGGTTTCGGCCAATCCGCTGGTTCCCGCCCTCCTGAAGCAGTTGCTGGCGGCCATCCCGGCCCCGACGACGCAGGTCAACACTCAGTTGCGGCTCCTCAACGCCACGACCGGACAGTTCACCGCGATTCAGCCCAACCAAGTAACCGATATCGGCGCCCTCCGGCCGAGTATTTCCAACACCCTCGAATTCGGGTACAAGGGCAATGTCAGCGGCAAGGCGAGGATTTCGGTTGACGTCTACTATGAGCGGCGCGAGAACTTCGTTGGCCCGCTGATCGTCGAGACCCCGAATGTGTTCCTGGACGGCGCCTCGTTGGCGGCCTACCTCACGGCGGCCTTTACTCCCGCGATTGGCGCAGCGGGGGCGGCCCAGGCGGTGGGTGCGTTGGCCCCAGCCCTGGCCGGAATCCCACTTGGCACCGTGGTGCCGAATGACGGTGGGTCGCTGGTGGGTCGTCCTGACATTTTCCTGACCTACCGAAACTTCGGGTCGGTCGATCTTTACGGGAGCGACATGGCCTTCGACTACATCGCCAACGACCGGTGGTCGTTTGCGGCGACCTACTCACTGGTCAACAAGGACTACTTCACCGCGGCTGAAGTGAACGGCCCGACGAACATTGCACTCAACGGCTCCAAGAGCCGGGGGTCGGCCACGGTCCGGGTTCGGAACGACCCGCAGGGGTGGGCCAGTGAGGCGCGGGTCCGGTACGTCAAGGGGTTCCCAGTCAACTCCGGTGTTTACGTCAGCCCGCAGAACTCCGACGGCAGCTTCATCCCGACCGATTCCTACGGTGTGGTCGACATCCAGGGGAGCTATCGGCCCAAGTTCGGGGCTCGGAACATGATCATGTCGGTCAGCGTCAACAATGTGTTCGACAAGGGCTATGCCACCTTCGTCGGGGTGCCGAAGATCGGGCGCCTGATCATGTCGAAGGTGTCGTACACGTTCTGA
- a CDS encoding NlpC/P60 family protein → MIRSPRLALLAFCLVGSTRSMAVAQSQPKPFEALSRTILEGRDSLVTLTRQQIGLRYRFGAKEPGQAFDCSALVQWIAGLFGRDLPRTAAQQANTGIDVPKDTAQLLPGDLLMFGKGRKVTHVGIYVGEGKYVHAANRRKGVIESDISRAKSTYWKSVRRIFVAPDSAPPDTLTPET, encoded by the coding sequence ATGATCCGGTCCCCACGCCTCGCCTTGCTGGCTTTCTGTCTCGTCGGTTCGACGCGATCGATGGCCGTGGCTCAATCCCAGCCCAAACCGTTCGAGGCCCTCAGCCGAACGATTCTGGAAGGGCGCGATTCGTTGGTGACCTTGACCCGCCAGCAAATCGGCCTTCGCTACCGGTTCGGCGCGAAGGAACCCGGCCAGGCCTTCGACTGCAGCGCCTTGGTCCAGTGGATCGCCGGTCTGTTCGGCCGGGACCTCCCCCGCACCGCCGCCCAGCAAGCCAACACCGGAATTGACGTCCCCAAGGACACCGCCCAACTCCTCCCCGGCGACCTCTTGATGTTCGGGAAAGGCCGGAAGGTCACCCACGTCGGGATCTACGTCGGTGAAGGCAAGTACGTGCACGCCGCCAACCGGCGGAAGGGCGTCATCGAGAGCGACATCTCCAGGGCCAAATCAACCTACTGGAAGAGCGTCCGCCGGATCTTCGTCGCCCCCGACAGCGCCCCCCCCGACACCCTCACCCCCGAAACCTAA